Proteins encoded together in one Priestia aryabhattai window:
- a CDS encoding cold-shock protein has product MTQGTVKWFNADKGFGFIEIEGGDDVFVHFSAIQGEGFKSLEEGQKVTFDIEEGQRGAQAANVHKA; this is encoded by the coding sequence ATGACACAAGGTACAGTAAAATGGTTTAATGCAGACAAAGGTTTCGGTTTCATTGAAATCGAAGGCGGAGACGATGTATTCGTTCATTTCAGTGCTATTCAAGGTGAAGGTTTCAAATCATTAGAAGAAGGTCAAAAAGTTACTTTTGATATCGAAGAAGGTCAACGTGGAGCACAAGCTGCTAACGTTCACAAAGCATAA
- a CDS encoding HU family DNA-binding protein has translation MNKTELLDAVATKSELTKQDSKKAVDALFETISNTLAKEEKIQLVGFGTFEVRERAERTGRNPQTGEEMTIPASKAPAFKPGKELKEAVK, from the coding sequence ATGAATAAAACTGAACTATTAGATGCAGTTGCAACAAAATCAGAACTAACGAAACAGGATTCAAAAAAGGCTGTAGATGCGTTATTTGAAACAATTTCTAATACACTTGCAAAAGAAGAAAAAATTCAATTAGTTGGATTTGGTACATTTGAAGTACGTGAACGAGCAGAGCGTACAGGCCGTAATCCTCAAACAGGTGAAGAAATGACAATTCCGGCTTCAAAAGCTCCTGCTTTTAAACCAGGAAAAGAATTAAAAGAAGCCGTTAAATAA
- a CDS encoding cold-shock protein, translating to MYYYGKRNQEPLVQEQTEVWECTVEDCKGWMRKDFSYDNHQKCPLCGNHMKAGERLINKIPLNPHRR from the coding sequence ATGTATTATTACGGTAAAAGAAATCAAGAACCTTTAGTTCAAGAACAAACAGAAGTTTGGGAATGTACAGTAGAAGATTGTAAGGGCTGGATGAGAAAAGATTTCTCTTACGACAATCACCAAAAATGCCCTTTGTGTGGAAATCACATGAAAGCTGGAGAACGGCTTATTAATAAAATCCCCCTTAATCCCCATCGAAGATAA
- a CDS encoding DUF3231 family protein: protein MVKHNVRLSSPEIGGLWGVYIQETMSVCLLNYFLHHLKDNEIKPILQKSLHISQTHITQIKDIFSKENIPLPDGFTEEDIKLSARPLFYDLFALSFVYSMSRMGMANLGFVTSTVARSDVLAFFTNALNQATELYAESTTLMLSKGIYDRPPMITYPEKVEYVKKQSYIVAAVGKKRPLNAIELTEMFFNIERNYFSVLLCIGLLQVVKDKEIKNYIRNGMEISEKQINFFNDLLKKEDLLGTVPVSMEVTNSTVSPFSDKLIVALFHFLNSIDVTLIGHALSLSMRLDLATYYSKLIGEILIYAEKGFNIMVERQWLEQPPQAPNRKELKGT from the coding sequence ATGGTTAAGCATAATGTAAGATTATCCAGTCCAGAAATTGGCGGTTTATGGGGAGTTTATATTCAAGAAACCATGTCTGTTTGCTTGTTAAACTATTTTCTTCACCATCTAAAAGATAATGAAATAAAGCCTATTTTGCAAAAATCTTTACATATCTCTCAAACACATATAACACAAATTAAAGATATTTTTTCTAAGGAGAACATCCCTTTACCAGATGGATTTACGGAAGAGGATATTAAATTATCGGCTCGTCCCCTTTTTTATGACCTTTTTGCTCTGAGCTTTGTCTACTCAATGAGCCGTATGGGAATGGCTAACTTGGGGTTTGTGACTTCGACTGTTGCTCGATCAGATGTTCTGGCTTTTTTCACAAATGCTTTAAATCAAGCTACGGAGCTCTATGCAGAATCCACTACTTTAATGTTATCTAAAGGCATTTATGATAGACCTCCCATGATTACCTATCCTGAAAAGGTCGAATACGTAAAAAAACAATCTTATATAGTAGCAGCTGTAGGGAAAAAAAGACCTTTGAATGCTATCGAGCTTACTGAAATGTTCTTTAATATTGAGCGTAACTATTTTTCTGTTTTACTCTGTATAGGTTTATTACAAGTGGTTAAGGATAAAGAAATCAAAAATTATATAAGAAATGGGATGGAAATATCAGAAAAACAGATTAATTTCTTTAATGATCTTTTAAAAAAAGAAGACCTTCTCGGTACTGTTCCTGTTAGCATGGAAGTGACGAATTCAACCGTTTCTCCTTTTTCCGATAAGCTAATTGTTGCACTTTTTCATTTTTTAAATTCTATTGATGTCACACTTATTGGACATGCTTTGTCTCTATCTATGAGGTTGGATTTAGCTACTTACTATAGTAAATTGATCGGAGAAATATTAATTTATGCTGAAAAGGGATTCAATATTATGGTAGAACGACAATGGTTAGAGCAACCGCCTCAAGCACCAAATAGAAAGGAATTAAAGGGAACATAA
- a CDS encoding DUF1565 domain-containing protein yields the protein MKKAVGILLILLWCINQRVEAANQPSAAPIIHHEIYVSPTGDDKNLGTKSKPFKTLRRASEVAQPGTTVYIRGGIYYEQLIISRSGTKQEPIIFRNYKSEKPLISGEKIKSRSTDGGLVSIENKSYITIQGLNIGHFSTSKEQNTPCGIYVDGGKDVVIEHNVSSHNDPGIEIASEHYGKQTRNVQVIRNMIYKNRFTGISIGGYDKKRGGTINTLIEHNILYGNDTMNMDGGQLLMQYHATHNTINNNVIVSVKSNLLLANLHYSNKYNQLNNNVYLNKSRDATNRWIWNGQEIESPTIISPRLF from the coding sequence ATGAAAAAAGCAGTTGGTATTCTTCTTATTTTACTGTGGTGTATAAACCAAAGGGTTGAGGCCGCTAATCAACCTTCAGCAGCTCCTATAATACATCATGAAATCTACGTTTCTCCTACAGGGGATGACAAAAACCTAGGTACTAAAAGCAAACCTTTTAAAACACTAAGAAGGGCAAGTGAAGTAGCTCAACCTGGAACTACGGTTTATATCAGGGGCGGCATCTATTATGAGCAATTAATCATTAGTCGTTCAGGTACTAAACAAGAGCCTATTATCTTCAGGAACTATAAAAGTGAAAAGCCACTTATTAGTGGAGAAAAAATAAAGAGCCGTTCCACAGATGGAGGTCTAGTTAGCATAGAGAATAAGAGCTACATAACAATTCAAGGTTTGAATATAGGTCATTTTTCTACTTCTAAGGAACAAAATACACCATGCGGAATCTACGTAGACGGAGGAAAAGACGTTGTTATCGAGCATAACGTTTCAAGTCATAATGATCCAGGAATAGAAATCGCAAGTGAACACTATGGTAAACAAACTAGGAATGTTCAAGTCATACGGAATATGATTTATAAGAATCGTTTTACGGGAATTTCAATCGGAGGCTATGATAAAAAACGTGGAGGAACGATAAATACTCTTATTGAACATAATATTTTATATGGAAATGATACGATGAACATGGATGGTGGTCAATTACTGATGCAATATCATGCGACTCATAACACTATCAACAATAATGTGATAGTTTCAGTAAAATCTAATTTGCTTCTAGCCAATCTTCATTACTCAAATAAATATAATCAACTTAATAATAATGTATATCTAAATAAAAGTAGAGATGCAACGAATCGATGGATATGGAATGGGCAAGAAATAGAAAGTCCTACCATCATATCCCCTAGGCTTTTTTAA
- a CDS encoding NADH:flavin oxidoreductase produces the protein MTDTKLLFENMTLGNITLDNRIGVAPMARTSATFEGVATNQMVSYYTSFARGGFGLIITEAIYTDDKYSQGYFNNPGLVDEEQAQAWKKVVESVHQEGAKIFAQIMHAGALSQGNRFVQETIGPSVVQPKGEKMELYEGEGLYGAPREATKEEIKEVIKGFVNTAKRAKTAGFDGVEIHGANGYLLDQFLTDYTNKRTDEYGGSTENRVRLLVEVSKAVREAVGEHFTIGMRISQGKVNDYNHKWAGKEKDAEIIFGQLGRAGLDFIHVTEYEAWKPAFQKVDATFVTNSALDNGGLSLAALAKKYGKVYVIANGHLEDPAKAGEIVGKGEADIITLGKGALANHDWVNKVKNGEPLAKFDEEKVLRPDAKVKDFEFKSV, from the coding sequence ATGACGGATACAAAACTTTTATTTGAAAATATGACATTAGGCAATATAACACTAGATAACAGGATAGGGGTTGCCCCGATGGCACGCACAAGTGCAACTTTTGAAGGGGTGGCAACCAATCAGATGGTATCATACTACACATCATTTGCTCGTGGAGGATTTGGATTGATTATTACCGAAGCAATTTATACTGATGATAAATATAGTCAAGGATATTTTAATAATCCAGGTCTTGTTGATGAGGAACAAGCACAAGCATGGAAGAAAGTGGTGGAATCTGTCCATCAAGAAGGGGCTAAAATATTTGCACAAATAATGCATGCGGGAGCCCTTTCACAAGGGAATCGTTTTGTCCAAGAAACAATCGGTCCTTCTGTTGTTCAGCCAAAAGGGGAGAAAATGGAACTTTATGAAGGGGAAGGCCTGTATGGGGCTCCAAGAGAAGCAACAAAAGAAGAAATCAAGGAAGTGATAAAAGGGTTTGTTAATACGGCTAAACGTGCAAAAACTGCTGGTTTTGATGGAGTTGAAATTCATGGAGCCAATGGCTACCTCCTTGACCAATTTCTTACTGATTATACCAATAAACGCACAGATGAATACGGTGGTTCTACTGAAAACCGAGTGCGGTTATTGGTTGAAGTTTCTAAAGCAGTTCGGGAGGCTGTTGGAGAGCACTTTACTATTGGTATGCGGATTTCCCAAGGAAAGGTAAATGATTATAATCACAAGTGGGCAGGGAAAGAAAAAGATGCTGAAATCATCTTTGGTCAGTTAGGGCGCGCAGGTCTTGACTTTATCCATGTTACGGAGTACGAAGCATGGAAACCGGCATTTCAAAAAGTTGACGCCACCTTTGTAACTAATTCAGCCTTGGATAACGGAGGATTATCGCTTGCGGCTCTTGCCAAAAAGTATGGGAAAGTTTATGTGATAGCCAACGGACATTTAGAAGACCCTGCCAAGGCGGGAGAAATCGTTGGAAAAGGGGAAGCAGATATAATTACCTTAGGTAAAGGAGCCCTTGCTAACCATGATTGGGTCAATAAAGTCAAAAATGGGGAACCATTAGCAAAGTTTGATGAAGAAAAAGTGCTAAGGCCAGATGCTAAAGTTAAGGATTTTGAATTTAAATCTGTCTAA
- a CDS encoding type 1 glutamine amidotransferase family protein, with translation MKKVLVFITDGFADWEASYVTAELNKPGTGFQVQTIAIDKNPKLSMGGLTVIPDYSLQDFSFKLEFVMLIIPGGTGWREEKNHQVKKLVSFCFENNIPVAAICDATTFLGNHGFLDYHRHTGNSLPYLKEGAPNYRGDEKYIDEQSVSDGCLITANGSGALEFSRDILNKLDVLKGKELEEWYDLFKNGFIKR, from the coding sequence ATGAAAAAAGTGTTGGTCTTTATTACAGATGGTTTTGCTGATTGGGAAGCCAGTTATGTGACCGCGGAGTTAAATAAACCAGGAACAGGATTTCAAGTTCAGACAATTGCGATTGACAAAAATCCTAAACTTTCAATGGGAGGATTGACTGTTATCCCGGATTATAGCTTACAGGACTTTTCTTTTAAATTGGAATTTGTCATGTTAATTATTCCTGGGGGAACTGGATGGAGAGAAGAGAAAAATCATCAGGTAAAGAAGCTTGTGAGTTTTTGTTTCGAAAATAACATTCCGGTTGCAGCGATTTGTGATGCAACTACCTTCTTAGGGAATCATGGATTTCTTGATTATCACAGACATACAGGTAATTCGTTACCTTATTTAAAAGAAGGGGCACCTAATTATCGAGGTGATGAAAAATATATAGACGAACAATCTGTTAGTGATGGCTGTCTAATTACAGCTAATGGAAGTGGTGCACTGGAATTTTCGAGAGACATTTTAAATAAATTAGATGTTTTAAAAGGTAAAGAACTAGAAGAATGGTACGATTTATTTAAAAATGGTTTTATTAAAAGGTAG
- a CDS encoding VOC family protein has protein sequence MAKNNLLRMDNVGIVVESLDDAISFFKEIGLSLEGRATVGGEWAGHVTGLGSQCVEIAMMVTPDGHSRLELSRFLTPPTISDHRTAPVNALGYLRVMFTVEDIDEMVSRLTKYGAQLVGEVVQYEDSYRLCYIRGIEGLLIGLAEQLGNK, from the coding sequence ATGGCAAAAAACAACTTACTAAGAATGGACAATGTCGGCATCGTTGTAGAATCCCTTGATGACGCCATTTCTTTCTTCAAGGAGATTGGCTTGAGCCTCGAAGGGCGAGCCACTGTCGGGGGTGAATGGGCTGGTCACGTAACCGGATTGGGTTCTCAGTGCGTAGAGATTGCTATGATGGTTACTCCAGATGGCCACAGCCGACTTGAACTTTCGCGATTTCTCACCCCACCTACTATATCAGATCACCGGACTGCTCCTGTAAACGCCCTCGGTTATCTACGCGTCATGTTTACCGTTGAAGACATTGACGAAATGGTATCCAGACTCACTAAGTATGGTGCTCAGCTCGTTGGCGAAGTGGTTCAGTACGAGGACTCGTATCGGCTCTGCTACATTCGTGGAATCGAAGGACTTCTAATCGGTTTGGCGGAACAACTCGGTAACAAATAA
- a CDS encoding alpha/beta fold hydrolase has translation MDLHYEINGNGHPVVLLTGGADIRNWTFVAPLLAKHYKVVSFDGRGTGKSPSPLEDVNPIEDLLSLLDHLEINQATLMGHSMGGQIATEFALNYPERVSKLVLVAPGLSGFSYSKEFEENIKKIHEAAPDIDKMVELLLSDPSYRVVTASPHWDLMVQMLRHHMNRMFEWPAVKLIWPQRPAIERLEELTSKTLLIIGKEDSPDNLRVANYIRKHSDARIIEIPDADHMVNLTRPEKLYRQITGFMKE, from the coding sequence ATGGATTTGCATTATGAAATTAATGGTAATGGTCATCCTGTGGTTCTCCTAACTGGTGGTGCTGATATAAGGAACTGGACATTTGTCGCACCTCTTTTAGCGAAACACTACAAGGTCGTTTCTTTTGACGGACGTGGGACTGGAAAATCACCGTCCCCTTTAGAAGATGTCAACCCTATTGAAGATTTGCTGTCACTACTTGATCATCTAGAAATCAATCAGGCGACACTCATGGGTCACTCAATGGGTGGCCAAATTGCCACTGAGTTCGCTCTGAATTATCCTGAAAGGGTTTCAAAACTTGTTTTGGTTGCGCCTGGATTATCTGGGTTTAGCTATTCAAAGGAATTTGAAGAGAATATAAAGAAGATTCATGAAGCTGCTCCTGATATCGATAAGATGGTTGAGCTTTTGCTCAGTGATCCATCTTATCGTGTTGTAACGGCGAGTCCTCACTGGGATTTGATGGTTCAAATGCTCCGGCACCATATGAACCGAATGTTTGAATGGCCGGCTGTTAAATTAATTTGGCCGCAACGACCAGCCATCGAAAGATTAGAAGAATTGACGTCCAAAACATTATTGATAATCGGTAAGGAGGATTCACCCGATAACCTTCGTGTTGCCAATTACATTCGCAAGCACTCAGACGCTCGAATCATAGAAATTCCAGATGCTGATCATATGGTTAATTTGACTCGTCCTGAAAAGCTGTATCGTCAAATTACTGGCTTTATGAAGGAGTAA
- a CDS encoding GerAB/ArcD/ProY family transporter — translation MEKAKISTSQLFILMVLFELGSALLIPLAMKAKQDAWLAILLGMICSFFLFLVYHKLYSYYPNLLPTEYMQKIMGKVIGKTIAFLYILYFANSAARVLRDFGEMLLTFSYPDTPLFIANALLMLVIIYTVRKGIEVVARSGELLFIFMYVLAVTGFILIVCSGLINFTNLQPVLEEGIWPVLKVVFTQTLYFPFGETVLFLMIFPYLNNSKKAKITGFCAIGLSGINLTITMIINASVLGVDLTSRSQFPLLSTVQSIQVADFLERLDVFFMIASIIGVFFKICLYFHAVVISTASLFKIHSPSRLAYPLGLIIIFYSITIASNFQEFLYEGTKIVPLVFFLPFQVIIPLLLLAVAFLKNRKKQRG, via the coding sequence ATGGAAAAAGCCAAAATTAGTACCAGTCAGTTGTTTATCTTAATGGTCCTGTTTGAACTGGGTAGTGCTTTGCTGATACCTCTTGCGATGAAAGCAAAACAGGATGCATGGCTGGCAATTTTGCTTGGAATGATATGTAGTTTCTTTCTATTTTTAGTCTATCATAAACTTTATTCCTATTATCCGAACCTCTTACCTACAGAGTACATGCAAAAAATCATGGGGAAAGTGATAGGCAAGACAATTGCCTTTCTTTATATCCTGTACTTTGCGAATAGTGCAGCAAGGGTTCTACGTGATTTTGGGGAGATGTTGTTAACGTTCTCCTATCCAGACACTCCTTTATTTATCGCGAATGCTTTATTGATGCTTGTCATTATTTATACCGTTCGGAAAGGAATTGAGGTGGTAGCAAGATCAGGGGAACTACTTTTTATTTTCATGTATGTACTTGCCGTTACTGGATTTATTCTAATTGTGTGTTCTGGTTTAATCAATTTTACAAACTTACAACCGGTACTTGAGGAAGGAATATGGCCAGTTCTAAAGGTTGTATTCACTCAAACTTTGTACTTTCCATTTGGAGAAACCGTCTTATTCTTGATGATCTTTCCATATTTGAATAACTCTAAAAAAGCAAAAATTACTGGATTTTGCGCAATCGGATTAAGTGGGATTAACTTAACTATTACAATGATTATTAATGCGAGTGTACTTGGAGTAGATCTTACTTCACGTTCACAGTTTCCTCTTCTCAGTACTGTACAAAGCATTCAGGTAGCTGATTTTTTAGAACGTCTTGATGTGTTTTTTATGATAGCGTCAATTATCGGTGTGTTCTTTAAAATATGCTTATATTTCCATGCTGTTGTAATTAGCACGGCGAGCTTATTTAAAATTCATTCACCTTCACGTCTGGCTTATCCTTTGGGACTTATCATTATATTTTATTCCATCACGATTGCCAGCAATTTTCAAGAATTCCTTTACGAGGGAACCAAGATAGTACCTCTTGTTTTCTTTCTTCCTTTTCAAGTAATAATCCCTCTTCTTCTTCTCGCCGTAGCATTCTTAAAAAATAGGAAGAAACAGAGAGGATAG
- the recA gene encoding recombinase RecA — protein sequence MNDKQAALDMALKQIEKQFGKGSVIKMGEGTHTKVEASSSGSLALDIALGINGYPKGRIMEVYGPESSGKTTVSLHAIAEVQKNGGRAAFIDAEHALDPVYARKLGVDIDELLLSQPDTGEQALEIAEALVRSGAVDIIVVDSVAALVPQKEIEGEMGDSHVGLQARLMSQALRKLSGAINKSKTIAIFINQIREKVGVMFGNPETTPGGRALKFYSSVRLEVRRAEQLKLGNDIVGNKTRIKVVKNKMAPPFRIAEVDIMYGEGISKEGEILDIGSEVDIVQKSGSWFAYNEERLGQGRENAKIFLKENPEIREEIRKSIIDFKYSNNTNNDNGIDNENENQ from the coding sequence ATGAATGATAAACAAGCAGCACTAGATATGGCTCTAAAACAAATTGAAAAACAATTCGGTAAAGGATCAGTTATTAAGATGGGAGAAGGCACACATACGAAAGTTGAGGCATCTAGCTCAGGCTCATTAGCGTTAGATATAGCTCTTGGAATTAATGGTTATCCTAAAGGAAGAATTATGGAAGTTTACGGACCCGAAAGTTCAGGTAAAACAACAGTTTCCTTACACGCAATTGCAGAAGTACAAAAAAATGGAGGTCGAGCTGCCTTTATTGATGCTGAACACGCACTTGATCCAGTTTACGCGAGAAAACTAGGTGTAGATATTGATGAGTTACTGTTATCGCAACCAGATACTGGTGAACAGGCACTTGAAATTGCCGAAGCATTAGTTAGAAGTGGTGCTGTTGATATTATTGTTGTTGACTCAGTAGCAGCATTAGTGCCACAAAAAGAAATTGAAGGAGAAATGGGAGATTCTCACGTAGGTCTACAAGCTCGTTTGATGTCTCAAGCTCTTCGTAAACTATCTGGAGCAATCAATAAGTCTAAAACCATTGCTATCTTCATCAACCAAATCAGGGAGAAAGTAGGCGTTATGTTTGGAAATCCGGAAACAACGCCAGGTGGAAGAGCACTAAAATTCTATTCTTCCGTTCGTCTTGAGGTTCGCCGCGCTGAACAACTTAAACTAGGAAATGACATAGTTGGTAATAAAACAAGAATTAAAGTAGTCAAAAATAAGATGGCACCTCCTTTTCGCATTGCTGAAGTAGATATTATGTATGGAGAAGGTATCTCAAAAGAAGGGGAAATCTTAGATATTGGTTCTGAAGTAGATATTGTTCAAAAGTCTGGATCTTGGTTTGCTTATAATGAGGAACGTTTAGGACAGGGACGAGAAAACGCTAAGATTTTCTTAAAAGAAAACCCTGAAATTAGAGAAGAAATTAGAAAAAGCATTATTGATTTCAAATATAGTAATAATACTAACAACGATAATGGTATTGATAACGAAAACGAAAACCAATAA
- a CDS encoding tyrosine-type recombinase/integrase — protein MCKNLLSDHLHNYSIKKLQIPSKRAGGVKGDFHQVVSLLLNTTYYDALEERNENHQRKNQEMFSDFTDEEMMYYYVHQQKHIRKDRERKENTKIEYLRILLQYYQYAVESESFLQEDVDDYIEETIFKNLRPWHIRNYQMYLSTALLGKGGKPYSPATLDAKMMILKSFIKWLYEAKYIQHPLHKEILSISLSEHEIPNRDLYYHEVKQLLDYYKGHPINYGLLTMLAMTGLRVQEIANASWGDVYLDSLSGHYRLRGVGKGGKKFDKLLHPSLYERILAFRARRHVSTALNTSDQGPLFPAKDGGYYHYKNLSNYIVRIIERMELPFVKERTDRITPHYFRHFYAIYSRQQGADIFLIQKELGHSDRKTTERYLEKVLQREQEIGLMWKEEEF, from the coding sequence ATGTGTAAAAATTTATTATCTGATCATCTTCATAATTATTCTATTAAAAAGTTACAAATTCCTTCCAAACGTGCTGGTGGAGTAAAAGGAGACTTTCATCAGGTCGTTTCGTTGCTGCTGAATACTACGTATTATGATGCATTAGAAGAAAGAAATGAAAATCATCAGAGAAAAAATCAAGAAATGTTCAGCGATTTTACAGATGAAGAAATGATGTACTACTATGTCCATCAACAAAAGCATATTCGAAAAGATCGAGAACGAAAAGAAAACACAAAGATCGAATACTTACGGATTTTGTTGCAGTATTATCAGTATGCGGTAGAAAGTGAGTCATTCTTACAAGAAGATGTAGACGATTATATTGAAGAAACCATCTTTAAAAATCTAAGACCTTGGCACATAAGGAATTATCAAATGTATTTAAGTACAGCATTGTTAGGGAAGGGTGGGAAACCTTATTCACCCGCAACTTTAGATGCCAAAATGATGATTTTAAAGAGTTTTATAAAATGGTTATATGAAGCTAAGTATATCCAGCATCCGTTACATAAAGAAATCTTGAGCATATCGCTATCTGAACATGAGATTCCGAATCGAGATTTGTATTACCATGAAGTCAAGCAGCTGTTGGACTATTATAAAGGACATCCTATCAACTATGGATTGTTAACGATGTTGGCTATGACAGGGCTTCGTGTACAAGAAATAGCCAATGCTTCGTGGGGCGATGTGTATCTAGACAGTTTAAGTGGCCATTATCGATTAAGAGGAGTCGGTAAGGGTGGAAAGAAATTTGATAAGTTGCTTCATCCATCTTTATATGAACGAATCCTTGCCTTTAGAGCACGACGCCATGTCAGTACGGCCTTAAATACAAGTGATCAAGGACCATTATTTCCAGCCAAAGACGGAGGATATTATCATTATAAGAACTTAAGTAATTATATTGTGCGTATTATTGAACGAATGGAGTTACCTTTTGTGAAAGAACGGACTGACAGGATTACGCCTCATTATTTTCGTCATTTTTATGCGATTTATAGTAGGCAGCAGGGAGCAGATATCTTCTTAATTCAAAAAGAGCTTGGCCATAGTGACCGGAAAACAACCGAGCGATATCTGGAAAAGGTTCTGCAGCGAGAACAAGAAATTGGACTGATGTGGAAGGAAGAAGAATTCTAA
- a CDS encoding FbpB family small basic protein produces MRKLKPSFQNLVNENRHKILEDKKVMEKIEEKIEARQEQAIKMKTK; encoded by the coding sequence ATGAGAAAGTTGAAACCCTCTTTTCAAAACCTAGTCAATGAAAATAGACATAAAATACTAGAAGATAAAAAGGTCATGGAAAAGATTGAAGAAAAAATTGAAGCTCGCCAGGAGCAGGCTATAAAGATGAAAACGAAATAA
- the speG gene encoding spermidine N1-acetyltransferase yields the protein MNKELKLRPLEREDLKFVHELNNDANIMSYWFEEPYEAFVELQDLYDKHIHDQGERRFILEKDGDMLGLVELVEIDYIHRRAEFQIIIDPTYQGHGYAMVATNLAMNYAFSVLNMHKLYLIVDKENEKAIHIYKKVGFSIEGELKDEFFVDGSYHNAIRMCMFQKEYLQAKNKN from the coding sequence ATGAATAAGGAACTTAAGTTACGTCCTTTGGAAAGAGAAGATTTAAAATTTGTCCATGAACTCAATAATGATGCAAACATCATGTCTTATTGGTTTGAGGAGCCTTATGAAGCTTTTGTAGAGCTACAGGATTTATATGATAAACATATTCACGATCAAGGTGAGCGTCGCTTCATACTAGAAAAGGACGGGGATATGCTTGGATTAGTCGAATTGGTCGAAATTGATTATATTCATCGTAGAGCAGAGTTTCAAATTATAATTGACCCTACGTATCAAGGTCATGGTTACGCCATGGTTGCCACAAACCTAGCAATGAATTATGCCTTTTCGGTATTGAATATGCATAAACTTTACTTAATTGTAGACAAGGAAAATGAAAAAGCAATTCATATCTATAAGAAGGTTGGTTTTTCTATTGAAGGCGAGTTAAAAGATGAATTTTTTGTCGATGGAAGCTATCATAACGCTATAAGGATGTGTATGTTTCAAAAAGAATATTTACAAGCCAAAAATAAAAACTAA
- a CDS encoding HU family DNA-binding protein, producing the protein MNKTELLDAVATKSELTKQDSKKAVDALFETISNTLAKEEKIQLVGFGTFEIRERAERTGRNPQTGEEMTIPASKVPAFKPGKELKEAVK; encoded by the coding sequence ATGAATAAAACTGAACTATTAGATGCAGTTGCAACAAAATCAGAACTAACGAAACAAGATTCAAAAAAGGCTGTAGATGCGTTGTTTGAGACGATTTCAAATACGCTTGCTAAAGAAGAAAAAATTCAATTAGTTGGATTTGGTACATTTGAAATACGTGAGCGCGCAGAGCGTACAGGTCGTAACCCTCAAACAGGTGAAGAAATGACAATTCCGGCTTCAAAGGTTCCTGCATTTAAACCAGGAAAAGAATTAAAAGAAGCTGTTAAATAA